Proteins found in one Polyodon spathula isolate WHYD16114869_AA chromosome 42, ASM1765450v1, whole genome shotgun sequence genomic segment:
- the LOC121305300 gene encoding uncharacterized protein LOC121305300, which yields MLDVMSATVGLGLFKNILNFFTSPKLTSPVNSIANYCNILVVFTDFTMTGFLTLFWLFSPFLSSIPTRSDIIALRFLSFLSHTYGTLLLLAVPLIVTETLCRLIWPLPHPQVRNEKEREKPSAKEVEEESNSGGQTCCSFLLQVPSSLSALLSWVIAASYSNRFILAEVDRIEHCFLLSPGGGSITNCIPDFSSTFWPHDYQLLLTTLLLCGTFLLLHASFQQYGTCSRPHEGERSNETASQLNPKHREEEEWAQGSATWEIEEWTATHIDDLMKATVCGVTLYLFLPVLAVNTSLFRCLEDFCSWFLPCIVGKVRFLRNSDQSKYIWTTFGAGSAGIYV from the exons ATGCTGGATGTTATGTCAGCCACCGTGGGTCTGGgattgtttaaaaacattctcAATTTCTTCACCTCACCCAAACTCACCAGCCCTGTTAATTCAATCGCAAACTACTGTAACATCCTAGTGGTGTTCACAGACTTCACCATGACAG GGTTCCTCACCCTGTTCTGGCTGTTCTCCCCCTTCCTGTCCAGTATACCCACACGCTCAGACATCATCGCGCTTCGCTTCCTGTCCTTCCTGAGCCACACCTACGGAACCCTGCTGCTGCTGGCCGTGCCCCTCATCGTTACGGAGACGCTGTGTCGCCTCATCTGGCCACTCCCACACCCGCAAGTGAGAAACGAAAAAGAAAGGGAAAAGCCATCCGccaaggaggtggaggaggagtcTAACAGCGGTGGGCAGACTTGCTGCAGCTTCCTGCTGCAGGTCCCCAGCTCCCTCTCCGCTCTCCTCTCCTGGGTTATCGCGGCTTCCTACAGCAACCGCTTCATTCTGGCCGAGGTGGACCGGATCGAGCACTGCTTCCTGCTCTCTCCGGGAGGAGGCAGCATCACCAACTGCATCCCGGACTTCAGCTCCACGTTCTGGCCTCACGATTACCAGCTGCTTCTGACCACGCTGCTGCTTTGCGGGACGTTCCTCCTGTTGCACGCCAGCTTCCAACAATACGGGACTTGCAGCCGGCCGCATGAGGGCGAGCGGAGCAACGAGACGGCGAGCCAGTTGAACCCtaaacacagagaggaggaggagtgggCGCAGGGCAGCGCCACGTGGGAGATAGAGGAGTGGACAGCGACGCACATAGATGACTTGATGAAAGCCACGGTGTGTGGAGTCACACTCTATTTGTTCCTCCCCGTCCTGGCGGTCAACACGTCCTTGTTCCGGTGCCTAGAGGATTTCTGTTCCTGGTTCCTGCCCTGCATCGTGGGAAAGGTGCGATTTCTGAGAAATTCGGATCAGTCAAAATATATTTGGACTACGTTCGGGGCAGGAAGTGCAGGGATATACGTCTGA